The Halanaerobium praevalens DSM 2228 genome contains a region encoding:
- the hydF gene encoding [FeFe] hydrogenase H-cluster maturation GTPase HydF has translation MNSTAKGDRPHIAVFGRRNVGKSSLINRLTNQDLALVSSQPGTTTDPVYKAMELLPIGPVMIIDTAGIDDQGELGAMRIKKTKEIMRKTDLALLVISAAQGAGDFERKLIKDFKEKNIPFLTILNKIDILKDLNSEQVELKSELKDFFLKNNLEVIKVSSKKEINIDLIREKIAQKMPRDYSRDTIMGDLIEPGDLVVLVTPIDSAAPKGRLILPQVQTIRDVLDHQATALVTKKVDLETELAKLKTQAKIVVTDSQAFAEVSKTVPADILLTGFSVLFARYKGDLESFVQGAKKIKELKAGDKVLIAESCTHRRQKDDIGTVKIPNWLRQKIEPELQFEHTAGRDFPADLSQYSLILQCGSCMLNRKELLSRLAEAEKAGIPIVNYGIAIAFLHGILDRALKPFPKALACWQKD, from the coding sequence ATGAATTCTACAGCCAAAGGAGATAGACCTCATATAGCAGTTTTTGGCAGAAGAAATGTCGGTAAATCATCTTTGATTAATAGATTAACAAACCAAGATTTAGCCCTTGTTTCTAGTCAGCCAGGAACAACAACAGATCCTGTTTATAAGGCAATGGAACTTTTGCCTATTGGCCCAGTAATGATAATTGATACAGCAGGTATTGATGATCAGGGAGAACTGGGAGCAATGAGAATTAAAAAAACAAAAGAAATTATGAGAAAAACGGATTTAGCTTTATTAGTTATTTCTGCTGCTCAAGGAGCAGGAGACTTTGAAAGAAAATTAATTAAAGATTTTAAAGAGAAAAATATTCCTTTTTTAACTATTTTAAATAAAATAGATATTTTAAAGGATTTAAACTCTGAACAAGTAGAATTAAAATCTGAATTAAAAGACTTTTTTCTGAAAAATAATTTAGAAGTTATTAAAGTAAGTTCCAAAAAAGAAATTAATATAGATCTGATTAGAGAAAAAATAGCTCAAAAAATGCCAAGAGACTATAGTCGAGATACAATTATGGGGGATTTAATTGAGCCAGGAGATCTGGTGGTTTTAGTAACTCCTATTGATAGTGCTGCTCCTAAAGGAAGGCTTATTTTACCACAAGTTCAGACAATCAGAGATGTTTTAGATCATCAAGCAACTGCTTTAGTAACCAAAAAAGTAGATTTAGAAACAGAATTAGCTAAATTAAAAACTCAAGCTAAAATTGTAGTTACAGATTCACAGGCTTTTGCAGAAGTTTCTAAAACAGTTCCAGCAGATATTTTGTTAACTGGTTTTTCAGTTCTTTTTGCCCGCTATAAGGGTGATTTAGAAAGTTTTGTTCAAGGGGCCAAAAAAATAAAAGAACTAAAAGCAGGAGATAAAGTATTAATAGCCGAGTCTTGTACCCATCGTCGTCAAAAAGATGATATAGGTACAGTTAAAATTCCTAATTGGTTAAGGCAGAAAATTGAGCCAGAACTTCAATTTGAGCATACTGCTGGTCGAGACTTTCCCGCTGATTTAAGTCAATATAGTTTAATTTTACAGTGTGGAAGTTGTATGTTAAATAGAAAAGAACTTTTATCAAGATTAGCAGAAGCAGAAAAAGCAGGAATTCCAATAGTTAATTATGGGATAGCAATTGCTTTTTTACATGGTATTTTAGATAGAGCTTTAAAACCTTTTCCTAAAGCTCTAGCGTGCTGGCAAAAAGATTAA
- the hydE gene encoding [FeFe] hydrogenase H-cluster radical SAM maturase HydE: protein MNQFKIKQLVDQAFTKNNLTKAEITALLKTELKDLAYLIEKADQKRAAICGNQVHLRAIIEFSSYCKQNCYYCGLRKDNKEIKRYQLKKEEIVKTAQMASELGYQTVVLQSGEDEYPAQTIAEIIREIKAKTKMAITLSLGERDFAAYKLWREAGADRYLLKHEIADRSLYQKYHPKMSYENRIESLEYLKLIGYQIGSGVIIGLPGQTPEILAEDLLLCQDLELDMIGSGPFIPHQATPLKASKQGTVAMTLKFTALSRLLLPLAHIPATTALGTIDVEGRQKALQAGANVVMPNVTDGKYREQYQIYPDKICVNEEAGDCRQCIGGIISSLGREVSQTKGHSLRKD, encoded by the coding sequence TTGAATCAGTTTAAAATTAAACAATTAGTTGATCAAGCCTTTACTAAAAATAACTTGACCAAAGCTGAAATTACCGCTTTATTAAAGACTGAACTTAAAGATCTTGCTTATTTAATAGAAAAAGCAGACCAAAAACGAGCAGCAATTTGTGGGAATCAAGTTCATTTAAGAGCAATTATTGAGTTTTCTAGTTATTGTAAACAAAATTGCTATTATTGTGGTTTAAGAAAAGATAATAAAGAAATTAAGCGTTATCAATTAAAAAAAGAAGAAATTGTAAAAACAGCTCAAATGGCATCAGAACTTGGCTATCAGACAGTTGTTTTACAATCTGGAGAAGATGAATATCCAGCTCAAACAATTGCAGAAATTATTAGAGAAATTAAAGCTAAAACTAAGATGGCTATTACCTTAAGTTTAGGTGAAAGAGATTTTGCTGCCTATAAGCTTTGGCGAGAAGCTGGAGCAGATCGATATTTACTTAAACATGAAATTGCAGATCGCTCTCTTTATCAAAAATATCATCCTAAAATGAGTTATGAAAATAGAATTGAAAGCTTAGAATATCTAAAACTAATTGGTTATCAAATTGGGAGTGGAGTTATTATAGGATTACCAGGTCAGACTCCAGAAATTTTGGCTGAAGATTTATTATTATGTCAAGATTTAGAACTTGATATGATTGGTTCTGGTCCTTTTATACCTCACCAAGCTACTCCTTTAAAAGCAAGTAAGCAAGGAACAGTTGCTATGACTTTAAAATTTACAGCTTTAAGTAGATTACTTTTACCTTTAGCTCATATCCCAGCTACTACAGCTTTGGGGACAATTGATGTTGAAGGCAGACAAAAAGCATTACAAGCAGGAGCAAATGTAGTGATGCCTAATGTTACAGATGGTAAATATCGAGAGCAGTATCAGATTTATCCTGATAAAATTTGTGTAAACGAAGAAGCAGGAGACTGTAGACAATGTATTGGAGGAATCATTAGTTCTTTAGGTAGAGAAGTTAGTCAAACTAAAGGTCATAGCTTAAGAAAAGACTAA
- a CDS encoding SulP family inorganic anion transporter yields MSKIKKLFAKYSQDLVSGLTTATIALPQNMAYALILGVNPIYGIYASIFSMLTAAIFNFSAYIIVGPTNMMAVALYSSLHNFQGENYLEIIFLTTFLVGLFQFLLVSFNLSELIKYVSHPVVVALSHGAAVLILFSQIENFTGVPVTGSNVISKGLTFISNFSQINYLNLSVGILTLILIYTIPLIKKDLPEYLITIIIITLFTSFTGLKQSIPLVGKIPKQIIDFQLINFDWQLIGQIYTKAFSIALLGLIQTMAVLQAIALKTDEEPNFNREFRSQGITNMIISFFSGFAISASFSNTFANLSAGAKHRISQFFCALSIIIFIVFFRTLLAYIPVAVLAALVIAAAIGIIDFKEIVKNMKTTKGDALIFWSTFAATIILPNLDQAIYFGVIVSLIVVLQISKKADIEMLYYDKKEKDGAYHLHHADHEDTDKNELVSQKARVIDLKGTVHFSAAEDLKKQLETFFEEDTDFIIRFRNVRRIDITIVKVLEEFIEKVEANEGEVMLTGVNEKILKIFEKIGIAEKVGEENIYLPETEYFAATHKALDFSHQDGKTESESKNKNKDQ; encoded by the coding sequence TTGTCGAAGATAAAAAAATTGTTTGCTAAATATAGTCAAGACTTGGTTAGTGGCCTCACAACAGCTACCATTGCTCTCCCACAAAATATGGCCTATGCTCTAATTTTAGGTGTGAATCCAATCTATGGAATCTATGCTTCAATCTTTTCCATGTTAACAGCAGCTATTTTTAATTTTTCAGCCTATATTATTGTAGGTCCGACTAATATGATGGCAGTTGCTCTCTATAGTAGTCTCCATAATTTTCAGGGAGAAAATTATTTAGAAATAATATTTTTAACTACTTTTTTAGTTGGGCTTTTCCAATTTTTATTAGTAAGTTTTAATTTAAGTGAATTAATAAAATATGTTTCTCATCCCGTAGTAGTAGCTCTTTCACATGGAGCAGCTGTTTTAATTTTATTTTCTCAAATTGAAAATTTCACTGGAGTTCCAGTTACTGGTTCAAATGTAATCAGTAAAGGTTTAACTTTTATTTCAAATTTTTCGCAAATTAATTACCTTAATTTAAGTGTTGGAATCTTAACTTTAATTTTAATTTATACTATACCTTTAATTAAAAAAGATTTACCTGAATATCTAATCACAATCATAATTATAACTTTATTTACCTCATTTACTGGACTTAAACAATCAATCCCTCTGGTTGGGAAAATACCAAAACAAATTATAGATTTTCAATTAATAAATTTTGACTGGCAATTAATTGGCCAAATTTATACCAAAGCTTTTTCTATAGCTCTTTTAGGCTTAATTCAAACTATGGCTGTTCTACAAGCAATTGCCTTAAAAACTGATGAAGAACCAAATTTCAATCGTGAGTTTAGAAGTCAGGGAATAACTAATATGATAATTTCATTTTTTAGTGGTTTTGCTATTTCTGCTTCTTTTTCTAATACATTTGCTAATTTAAGTGCTGGCGCAAAACACAGAATTTCTCAATTTTTCTGTGCCCTTTCTATTATTATTTTTATAGTCTTTTTTAGAACCCTTTTAGCTTATATTCCAGTTGCAGTTTTAGCAGCTTTAGTTATTGCTGCTGCTATTGGAATTATTGATTTTAAAGAAATAGTTAAAAACATGAAAACTACTAAAGGTGATGCTTTAATTTTTTGGTCAACTTTTGCTGCTACAATTATTTTGCCTAATCTTGATCAAGCTATTTATTTTGGAGTAATAGTTTCTTTAATTGTAGTACTCCAGATTTCTAAAAAAGCAGATATTGAGATGCTTTATTATGATAAAAAAGAAAAAGATGGTGCTTATCATCTCCATCATGCTGATCATGAAGACACAGATAAAAATGAGTTAGTTAGTCAAAAAGCGAGGGTCATTGATCTCAAAGGAACTGTTCATTTTAGTGCAGCTGAAGATCTAAAAAAACAACTAGAAACTTTTTTTGAAGAAGACACTGACTTTATTATTCGCTTTAGAAATGTTAGAAGAATTGATATTACTATTGTTAAAGTTTTAGAAGAATTTATAGAAAAAGTTGAAGCAAATGAAGGTGAAGTTATGTTAACTGGAGTCAATGAAAAAATACTTAAGATTTTTGAAAAAATAGGTATTGCAGAAAAAGTTGGCGAAGAAAATATTTATCTACCAGAAACAGAATATTTCGCAGCTACTCATAAAGCACTTGATTTTAGCCATCAAGATGGTAAAACTGAAAGTGAGAGCAAAAATAAAAACAAAGATCAATAA
- a CDS encoding SLC13 family permease → MIANKNNYFWICFCLIILLLIPYNAAAENIEGANSAVNLGLQNQLSSSIIFILLLITSLLVLFIWEPMPISLLAILVPIALAFFNDLSKMSVEEALSGFGNSATITVMAMFVFSAGIQRSGAVQLLGDKISYLTGSNPRRQISLISILTGFSSGLVNNTPIVAALIPMVRELGRKTKVSPSKLLIPLSYTAMLGGTLTLIGTSTNLLASQVSDRILGHPFSMFEFTGLGLIVLLIGIFYLLTIGYKLIPARLEVENDLTEEYEMSGYLSEVVLAPECSFVGKSFAEISNTKELDYDIIKIIRDEEEFMEPLDAKTLRAGDHLIIRAQEETLLKLIKRKGIKTLPEMVVDDQLIEQPLAGEKLIEIVVPAHSFMVNKTLTEINFLERYDCNVLALRRGEELTHQKMEDYRFQPGDLILLLATEKTFARLSKNNNFIIDRKYDSNLFDKTKMLISVAILTFFILTVSFNILPVAIAALSGAFLMVLSGVINKNDFFTAIDWEVYFLLSGLIPLGVAIEKTGAAAYIAAKILNLAEILPAIAIAMIIYLLTSIMANIVGNNASALLMLPIAIGTAQQLGVNPFAFVLITTFAASAAFASPVGYQTNLMVYSSGGFKFTDFILVGAPLQLLLALVVPFLVKLFWGF, encoded by the coding sequence ATGATTGCAAATAAAAATAATTATTTCTGGATTTGTTTTTGTCTAATAATATTGCTTTTAATCCCTTATAATGCAGCAGCAGAAAATATAGAAGGAGCTAATTCGGCTGTTAACTTAGGTCTGCAAAATCAATTAAGCAGTAGTATTATTTTTATTTTACTTTTAATTACTAGTTTATTAGTTTTATTTATTTGGGAACCAATGCCAATTAGTTTATTAGCTATTTTAGTTCCTATTGCTTTAGCATTTTTTAATGACTTATCTAAAATGTCAGTTGAAGAAGCTTTGTCAGGTTTTGGAAATTCGGCTACAATTACTGTAATGGCAATGTTTGTTTTTAGTGCTGGTATTCAAAGGAGTGGGGCAGTCCAGCTTTTAGGTGATAAAATATCTTATCTAACAGGTAGTAATCCAAGACGCCAAATTAGCCTTATTTCTATTTTGACAGGCTTTAGTTCTGGTCTTGTTAATAATACTCCAATTGTAGCTGCTTTAATACCTATGGTTCGAGAATTAGGACGTAAAACAAAGGTATCACCATCCAAATTATTAATTCCACTTTCTTATACAGCGATGTTAGGAGGTACTTTAACCTTAATTGGAACTTCTACTAACTTATTAGCAAGCCAGGTTTCTGATCGAATTCTAGGACATCCTTTTAGTATGTTCGAATTTACTGGTTTGGGATTGATAGTTTTGTTAATTGGTATTTTTTATCTCTTGACAATTGGCTATAAATTAATACCTGCTCGACTAGAAGTAGAAAATGATTTAACTGAAGAATATGAGATGAGTGGTTATTTAAGTGAAGTAGTACTTGCTCCAGAATGTAGTTTTGTTGGTAAAAGCTTTGCTGAAATTAGTAATACTAAGGAGCTAGATTATGATATTATTAAAATTATTAGAGATGAAGAAGAATTTATGGAGCCCCTTGATGCTAAAACATTAAGAGCTGGTGATCATTTAATTATTCGTGCTCAAGAAGAAACTTTACTTAAATTAATTAAGCGTAAAGGAATTAAAACTTTACCAGAAATGGTAGTTGATGATCAATTAATAGAACAACCTTTGGCTGGTGAAAAATTAATTGAAATAGTAGTTCCAGCTCATTCGTTTATGGTCAATAAAACTTTAACTGAAATAAATTTTTTAGAGCGTTATGATTGTAATGTTTTAGCTTTAAGGCGTGGAGAAGAATTAACTCACCAAAAAATGGAAGATTATCGTTTTCAACCTGGAGATTTAATTTTACTTTTAGCAACTGAAAAAACATTTGCTCGTTTAAGCAAAAACAATAATTTTATTATTGATCGAAAATATGATTCTAATTTATTTGATAAAACAAAAATGTTAATTTCTGTTGCAATTTTAACTTTTTTTATTCTAACAGTTTCTTTTAATATACTACCTGTTGCAATTGCAGCTTTAAGTGGAGCCTTTTTAATGGTTTTAAGTGGAGTGATTAATAAAAATGATTTTTTTACTGCTATAGATTGGGAAGTTTATTTTCTACTTTCTGGTTTAATTCCCCTTGGGGTAGCAATCGAAAAGACTGGAGCAGCAGCTTATATAGCAGCTAAAATATTGAATCTAGCTGAAATACTGCCAGCAATAGCAATAGCGATGATAATTTATTTATTAACTTCAATTATGGCTAATATAGTCGGAAATAATGCTAGTGCACTTTTAATGTTACCGATAGCAATTGGTACTGCTCAACAGTTGGGAGTTAACCCTTTTGCCTTTGTTTTAATTACAACTTTTGCTGCTAGTGCAGCTTTTGCCAGTCCAGTTGGTTATCAAACAAATCTAATGGTTTATAGTTCAGGTGGTTTTAAGTTCACAGATTTTATTTTAGTTGGAGCACCTTTACAACTGTTATTAGCTTTAGTTGTTCCATTTTTAGTTAAATTATTTTGGGGTTTTTAG
- a CDS encoding FAD-dependent oxidoreductase codes for MSYFTYDQAMEEAARCLLCYEAPCSEACPANTDPAKFIRSIRFNNLKGAAETIRTKNILGGICARVCPYDQLCQKDCVRAELDQSIQIGKLQEFVCDYEKANELEILRTPELKKEKVAIIGSGPAGLAAAGELALSGYQVKVFEKREKVGGWLNYGIPSTKLPPEIVETEIDYIRDLGVEFETNCEVGQDITLADLRAGGYKTFLMALGQPEAKKLELEGNQLAGVKDAVSFLIKAKTQAEKLDVKAKKVVIVGGGNVAVDCALTAKKYGAADVSMVCLENLATMPAAEKELIEAQKHNINIYAGFKPEAIAGEQQVEKFSAFGVENNSKLELEAEQVILAIGQTNVKIKEIEDLKLDQAGFIETNSNFKTNYEDIFAAGDIINTEESVVNAIAEGKEAAKNMMDYLNNKKEKVKVSL; via the coding sequence ATGAGCTATTTTACTTATGATCAGGCCATGGAAGAAGCAGCAAGGTGCCTTTTATGTTATGAAGCCCCTTGTTCTGAAGCTTGTCCTGCCAACACTGATCCAGCAAAATTTATTCGATCTATTAGATTTAATAATCTTAAAGGTGCAGCTGAAACAATTAGAACTAAAAATATTTTAGGTGGAATTTGTGCTCGTGTTTGTCCTTATGATCAGCTTTGTCAAAAAGATTGTGTTAGAGCTGAACTTGATCAGAGTATTCAGATTGGTAAATTACAGGAGTTTGTTTGTGATTATGAAAAAGCAAATGAATTAGAAATTTTAAGAACCCCAGAACTAAAAAAAGAGAAAGTAGCTATAATTGGTTCAGGGCCAGCAGGTTTAGCAGCAGCAGGAGAACTCGCTTTGAGTGGTTATCAAGTTAAAGTTTTTGAAAAAAGAGAAAAAGTAGGTGGCTGGTTAAATTATGGAATTCCTTCAACAAAGCTCCCCCCAGAAATTGTAGAAACAGAAATTGATTACATAAGAGATTTAGGAGTAGAATTTGAAACAAATTGTGAAGTTGGCCAAGATATTACTTTAGCTGACTTAAGAGCAGGTGGTTATAAAACTTTTTTAATGGCTTTAGGTCAACCTGAAGCTAAAAAGTTAGAATTAGAAGGCAATCAATTAGCTGGAGTGAAAGATGCAGTTAGTTTTTTAATTAAGGCTAAAACTCAAGCTGAAAAATTGGATGTAAAAGCTAAAAAAGTTGTAATTGTTGGTGGGGGTAATGTAGCAGTAGACTGTGCTTTAACAGCTAAAAAATATGGAGCAGCAGATGTTAGTATGGTCTGCTTAGAAAATTTAGCTACTATGCCAGCAGCGGAAAAAGAATTAATAGAAGCTCAAAAACATAATATTAATATATATGCTGGTTTTAAGCCAGAAGCTATTGCAGGTGAGCAGCAAGTTGAAAAATTTAGTGCTTTTGGAGTTGAAAATAATTCAAAACTAGAACTAGAGGCAGAACAAGTAATTTTAGCTATAGGTCAAACAAATGTTAAAATTAAAGAAATAGAAGATCTAAAATTGGATCAAGCAGGTTTTATTGAAACTAATTCTAATTTCAAAACAAACTATGAAGATATTTTTGCTGCTGGAGATATTATAAATACTGAAGAATCAGTTGTTAATGCCATTGCCGAGGGTAAAGAAGCTGCCAAAAATATGATGGACTATTTAAATAATAAAAAAGAGAAAGTTAAGGTGAGCTTATAA
- the preA gene encoding NAD-dependent dihydropyrimidine dehydrogenase subunit PreA, which produces MRTKDLSIEFCGVKAENPFFLSSSPVGSNYDMCAKALESGWGGIVFKTIGYYIADECSPRFDNLKKEATSFVGFKNMEQISDKPLAENLATIKKLKQDYPHKIIIASIMGENEKEWAELAEMVTEAGADLIECNFSCPQMTSGAMGSDVGQNPELVKKYSAAVSQVTDLPVIAKMTPNIGNMEIPAIAAVNGGADALSAINTIKSLTEIDLDDFTPMPKVNGKSSISGYSGKAVKPIALRFIAELKQHPQLKDVPLSGMGGIETWEDAAEFLALGCRNLQMTTSVMQYGYRIVEDLINGLSHYLEEQGFDNLEQMVGLALEQIVAAEELDRAHLILPEFDEELCIGCGRCYISCYDGGHQALEWDSENRKPDLDEDQCVGCHLCQQVCPVTGCITAGEIKFKAGREEYAVN; this is translated from the coding sequence ATGAGAACTAAAGATTTATCTATAGAATTTTGTGGAGTTAAAGCTGAAAATCCTTTTTTTCTTTCTTCTTCTCCAGTAGGCAGTAATTATGATATGTGTGCTAAAGCCTTAGAAAGCGGCTGGGGTGGAATTGTTTTTAAAACAATCGGTTATTATATTGCTGATGAATGTTCACCTCGTTTTGATAATTTAAAAAAAGAAGCAACTTCTTTTGTAGGCTTTAAAAATATGGAACAGATTTCTGATAAACCATTAGCAGAAAATTTAGCAACTATTAAAAAACTTAAACAAGATTATCCGCACAAAATAATTATTGCTTCAATTATGGGAGAAAATGAAAAAGAATGGGCTGAATTAGCTGAAATGGTAACAGAGGCTGGAGCTGATTTAATAGAATGTAACTTTTCTTGCCCTCAAATGACTAGTGGAGCTATGGGATCTGATGTAGGTCAGAATCCAGAATTAGTTAAAAAGTATAGTGCTGCTGTAAGTCAAGTAACTGATTTACCAGTTATTGCTAAGATGACACCTAATATTGGTAATATGGAAATCCCTGCAATAGCTGCAGTTAATGGAGGAGCAGATGCTTTATCTGCAATTAATACAATAAAATCTCTAACAGAAATTGATTTAGATGATTTTACTCCAATGCCTAAAGTAAATGGTAAATCTTCTATTTCTGGTTATTCAGGTAAAGCAGTTAAGCCAATTGCTTTAAGATTTATAGCTGAATTAAAACAACATCCCCAATTAAAAGATGTTCCTTTAAGTGGAATGGGAGGAATTGAGACTTGGGAAGATGCAGCTGAATTTTTAGCTTTAGGCTGTAGAAATTTACAGATGACTACTTCAGTTATGCAGTATGGATATCGGATAGTTGAAGACTTAATTAATGGTTTGTCTCACTATCTAGAAGAACAGGGTTTTGATAATTTAGAACAAATGGTAGGACTTGCTTTAGAGCAGATAGTTGCTGCTGAAGAATTGGATAGAGCTCATTTAATTTTACCTGAATTTGATGAAGAGCTATGTATTGGTTGTGGACGCTGTTATATTTCTTGTTATGATGGTGGTCACCAGGCCTTAGAATGGGATTCTGAAAACAGAAAACCAGATTTAGATGAAGATCAGTGTGTGGGGTGTCATCTTTGCCAACAAGTTTGTCCAGTTACAGGTTGTATTACAGCAGGTGAAATTAAATTTAAAGCTGGAAGAGAAGAATATGCAGTAAATTGA
- the thiT gene encoding energy-coupled thiamine transporter ThiT, giving the protein MQNKFSTRMLAEIGVAVALAVVLNFLKLWRMPQGGSVSLEMLPIFVIAFRWGAGAGAFSGLIYGLLQLMFGAYIIHPVQLIMDYPLPYFVLGIAGFFKIKKEKVIQPFKLLAAVLIASFFRLIIHILSGVIFFASYAPEGQNVWIYSTIYNASFLIPTTIVVYISLLIIMKALKNK; this is encoded by the coding sequence ATGCAAAATAAATTTTCAACTAGAATGTTGGCAGAAATTGGAGTTGCAGTTGCCTTAGCAGTTGTTCTAAATTTTTTAAAATTGTGGCGGATGCCTCAGGGTGGTTCGGTTAGTTTAGAAATGCTGCCTATTTTTGTAATCGCTTTTCGGTGGGGAGCTGGAGCGGGGGCTTTTAGTGGTTTAATTTATGGACTACTCCAATTAATGTTTGGAGCTTATATTATTCATCCTGTACAGCTAATTATGGACTATCCTTTACCATATTTTGTTTTAGGAATTGCTGGCTTTTTTAAAATTAAAAAAGAAAAAGTTATTCAGCCTTTTAAACTTTTAGCAGCTGTTTTAATTGCCAGTTTTTTTCGATTAATAATCCATATTTTATCTGGAGTTATTTTCTTTGCTAGTTATGCTCCAGAAGGTCAAAATGTTTGGATTTATTCTACAATTTATAATGCTAGTTTTTTAATTCCAACTACTATAGTTGTTTATATTTCACTTCTGATCATAATGAAGGCCTTAAAAAATAAATAA
- the thiC gene encoding phosphomethylpyrimidine synthase ThiC, with product MTQLTKAKNGEITKVMEKAAAKEGVKAEVMRKKIAAGKVVIPANINHQQLDPVAFGEGLKTKVNANFGTSEDYDSIENELEKLTVALKAGADAVMDLSTGDKIKATRSAILEKSPLPVGTVPIYQTAVETVKSGRGIIEMEVEELFAVIEAQAKEGVDFITVHCGLTLETLRHLEAEKRVTDIVSRGGSFMAAWMFHNQQENPLYQYYDRLLEICYQYDVTLSLGDALRPGSLADATDRAQIHELLILGELVDRARAAEVQVMVEGPGHVPYDQIETNIKLQKELCKNAPFYVLGPLVTDIAAGYDHITAAIGGAAAAAAGADFLCYVTPAEHIGLPDLDDVREGVIASKIAAHAADIAKGVKGAKERDNKMAKARKKLDWEKQIELALAPDKLRKSRSQHNQNLKDEDACTMCGSYCAMKIVDQRLN from the coding sequence ATGACTCAATTAACAAAAGCAAAAAATGGAGAAATAACTAAAGTGATGGAAAAAGCAGCAGCCAAAGAAGGAGTAAAGGCAGAAGTTATGCGAAAAAAAATAGCAGCAGGAAAGGTAGTTATTCCAGCCAATATAAATCATCAGCAGCTAGATCCAGTAGCTTTTGGAGAAGGTTTAAAAACAAAAGTAAATGCTAATTTTGGTACTTCTGAAGATTATGACAGCATTGAAAATGAGCTAGAAAAATTAACAGTAGCTCTTAAAGCAGGAGCAGATGCAGTAATGGATCTTTCTACAGGTGACAAAATAAAAGCAACCAGATCTGCTATTTTAGAAAAATCGCCACTACCAGTTGGAACTGTACCTATTTATCAAACAGCCGTAGAAACTGTAAAATCTGGTAGAGGAATAATAGAAATGGAAGTTGAAGAATTATTTGCTGTAATTGAGGCTCAGGCAAAAGAAGGTGTCGACTTTATAACTGTTCATTGTGGCTTAACTCTAGAAACCTTAAGGCATTTAGAAGCTGAAAAAAGAGTGACTGATATAGTTAGTCGAGGAGGTTCATTTATGGCAGCTTGGATGTTCCATAATCAGCAGGAAAATCCACTTTATCAATATTATGATCGTTTATTAGAAATATGTTATCAATATGATGTGACTTTAAGTTTGGGTGATGCTTTAAGACCAGGGAGTCTTGCAGACGCTACAGATCGTGCTCAAATCCATGAACTTTTAATTTTAGGAGAATTAGTAGATCGGGCTCGGGCAGCAGAAGTGCAGGTTATGGTAGAGGGGCCGGGCCATGTACCTTATGATCAAATAGAAACAAATATTAAATTACAAAAAGAACTTTGTAAAAATGCTCCTTTTTATGTTTTAGGACCTCTAGTTACAGACATAGCAGCAGGATATGATCATATTACTGCAGCAATTGGGGGAGCAGCCGCAGCTGCAGCAGGAGCAGATTTTCTTTGTTATGTTACTCCAGCTGAACATATTGGTTTACCTGATTTAGATGATGTAAGAGAAGGAGTAATTGCAAGCAAAATTGCAGCTCATGCAGCTGACATCGCTAAAGGTGTTAAAGGAGCAAAAGAGAGAGATAATAAGATGGCTAAAGCTAGAAAAAAATTAGACTGGGAAAAACAAATTGAGCTGGCCCTGGCCCCAGATAAATTAAGAAAATCTCGAAGCCAACATAATCAGAATTTAAAAGACGAAGATGCCTGTACAATGTGTGGTTCTTATTGTGCAATGAAAATAGTAGATCAAAGGCTTAACTAA